The following proteins are encoded in a genomic region of Pseudomonas sp. Os17:
- a CDS encoding class I SAM-dependent methyltransferase encodes MNPPLDLQDALSELLGDAQLVACELPDTQLKLWLIDARNMDRAFTPEETRRILHEPPYWSFCWASGLALARYLAEHPHWVQGKRVLDFGAGSGVAAIAAAWAGALEVVACDLDPLAIAACRANAELNGVELSYSTDFFAEADRFDLILVADVLYNRANLPLLDQFLSRGRQALVADSRVRDFQHPLYQRLETLNALTLPDLAEPWEFRKVSLYHAQRPLAGKPAPAGDSDLSRATL; translated from the coding sequence ATGAACCCACCGCTCGACCTGCAAGACGCCCTCAGCGAACTGCTGGGGGACGCGCAACTGGTGGCCTGCGAGCTGCCCGATACCCAGCTGAAACTCTGGCTGATCGACGCCCGGAACATGGACCGCGCCTTCACCCCGGAAGAAACCCGGCGCATTCTCCACGAGCCGCCTTACTGGAGTTTCTGCTGGGCCAGCGGCCTGGCCCTGGCCCGCTACCTGGCCGAACACCCGCACTGGGTGCAAGGCAAGCGGGTGCTGGATTTCGGCGCCGGCTCCGGGGTGGCGGCGATTGCCGCAGCCTGGGCCGGAGCCCTGGAAGTGGTGGCTTGCGACCTCGACCCGCTGGCCATTGCCGCCTGCCGGGCCAACGCCGAACTCAACGGCGTCGAGCTGAGCTATTCCACGGACTTTTTCGCCGAGGCCGATCGCTTCGACCTGATCCTGGTGGCGGATGTGCTCTATAACCGGGCCAACCTGCCGCTACTGGACCAGTTTCTCAGCCGTGGCCGCCAGGCCCTGGTGGCGGACTCCCGGGTCAGGGACTTCCAGCACCCGCTGTATCAGCGCCTGGAAACGCTCAATGCCCTGACCCTGCCGGACCTGGCCGAGCCTTGGGAGTTTCGCAAGGTGAGCCTGTATCACGCGCAGCGGCCATTGGCCGGCAAACCGGCGCCCGCAGGCGATAGCGATCTGTCCCGGGCAACTTTATAG
- a CDS encoding DUF2796 domain-containing protein, whose protein sequence is MRRLLLALPFALLPLAVAQAVQAHEHEHEHGSLGAHEHGVARLNAVLDGQALELELESPAMNLVGFEHAPSTDADKAKVAAARAQLEQPLVLFSLPKAAACVVAKQELQSPLFGDKPDADDHDDDDHDEEAKDANGHEHHHEHSEIHAHYQFTCAKPDALKSLDLGQIFKTFPATQKIQVQLISPSGQQGVEATAKAATLKF, encoded by the coding sequence ATGCGCCGTCTGCTCCTCGCCTTGCCGTTTGCCCTGTTGCCACTGGCTGTTGCTCAGGCCGTGCAAGCCCATGAACACGAGCATGAACACGGCAGCCTCGGCGCCCATGAACATGGGGTCGCCCGCCTGAACGCGGTACTCGACGGCCAGGCCCTGGAGCTGGAGCTGGAAAGCCCGGCGATGAACCTGGTGGGCTTCGAGCACGCCCCCAGCACCGACGCCGACAAGGCCAAGGTAGCGGCCGCCCGCGCCCAGCTGGAACAACCCCTGGTGCTGTTCAGCCTGCCCAAGGCGGCCGCGTGCGTGGTAGCCAAGCAGGAACTGCAGAGCCCGCTGTTCGGTGACAAGCCCGATGCCGATGATCACGATGACGACGACCACGACGAAGAGGCCAAGGACGCCAACGGCCATGAGCATCACCATGAGCACAGCGAAATCCACGCTCATTACCAGTTCACCTGCGCCAAGCCGGACGCCCTGAAGAGCCTCGACCTGGGGCAGATCTTCAAGACCTTCCCCGCCACCCAGAAAATTCAGGTACAACTGATTTCGCCAAGCGGCCAGCAAGGTGTCGAAGCCACGGCCAAGGCTGCCACCCTGAAGTTTTGA
- the nrdR gene encoding transcriptional regulator NrdR: protein MHCPFCGANDTKVIDSRLVAEGEQVRRRRECLACGERFTTFETAELVMPRLIKTDGSRQPFDEEKLRAGMQRALEKRPVSVERLEAALVHIKHKLRATGEREVKSLVVGELVMTELQKLDEVAYIRFASVYRRFQDLNEFREEIDRLAREPVKP, encoded by the coding sequence ATGCACTGTCCCTTCTGCGGTGCCAACGACACCAAGGTCATCGACTCGCGTCTGGTCGCCGAGGGCGAACAGGTGCGCCGCCGGCGTGAATGCCTGGCCTGTGGTGAGCGTTTCACCACCTTCGAAACCGCCGAACTGGTGATGCCGCGCCTGATCAAGACTGACGGCAGCCGTCAGCCCTTCGACGAAGAAAAACTGCGCGCCGGCATGCAGCGCGCCCTGGAAAAACGCCCGGTGAGTGTCGAGCGCCTGGAAGCGGCGCTGGTGCACATCAAGCACAAGCTGCGGGCCACCGGCGAGCGTGAAGTCAAATCCCTGGTCGTGGGTGAACTGGTGATGACCGAGCTGCAGAAGCTCGATGAAGTCGCCTATATCCGTTTCGCGTCGGTGTACCGGCGCTTCCAGGACCTCAACGAATTCCGCGAAGAGATCGACCGCCTCGCCCGCGAGCCGGTCAAGCCATGA
- the trxA gene encoding thioredoxin yields MSQDTPYIFDARTADFDQSVIENSFHKPVLVDFWAEWCAPCKALMPMLQQIAESYQGELLLAKVNCDVEQDIVARFGIRSLPTVVLFKDGQPVDGFAGAQPESAVRAMLEPHVQMPPPPAADPLEQAEALFGEGRIGDAEALLKVLLGEDNSNAKALILYARCLAERGELDEAQTVLDAVKSDEHKAALAGAKAQITFLKQAADLPDAADLKARLAKDPQDDEALYQLSIQQLARQQYEAALEALLKLFMRNRSYNEGIAHKTLLQVFDLLGNDHPLVTAYRRKLFAALY; encoded by the coding sequence ATGAGTCAGGACACGCCGTATATCTTCGACGCCCGCACCGCCGACTTCGACCAGTCGGTCATCGAGAACTCCTTCCACAAGCCGGTCCTGGTGGACTTCTGGGCCGAATGGTGTGCGCCTTGCAAGGCGCTGATGCCGATGCTGCAACAGATCGCCGAGAGCTATCAGGGCGAGCTGCTGCTGGCCAAGGTCAACTGTGATGTCGAGCAGGACATCGTCGCCCGCTTCGGCATCCGCAGCCTGCCCACCGTGGTGCTGTTCAAGGACGGCCAGCCGGTGGACGGCTTTGCCGGCGCGCAGCCGGAATCCGCGGTGCGGGCCATGCTCGAACCCCATGTGCAGATGCCGCCACCGCCCGCTGCCGACCCGCTGGAACAGGCCGAAGCACTGTTTGGCGAAGGCCGTATCGGCGACGCCGAAGCCCTCCTCAAAGTGCTGCTGGGGGAAGACAACAGCAACGCCAAGGCCCTCATCCTTTACGCCCGCTGCCTGGCCGAGCGCGGCGAACTGGACGAAGCCCAGACCGTGCTCGACGCGGTCAAGAGCGATGAGCATAAGGCCGCCCTGGCCGGCGCCAAGGCGCAGATCACATTCCTCAAGCAGGCCGCGGATCTGCCAGATGCCGCCGACCTCAAGGCGCGCCTGGCCAAGGACCCGCAAGACGACGAAGCCCTGTACCAACTGTCGATCCAGCAACTGGCCCGCCAGCAATACGAAGCGGCGCTGGAGGCCCTGCTCAAGCTGTTCATGCGCAACCGCAGCTACAACGAAGGCATTGCCCACAAGACCCTGCTGCAGGTGTTCGACCTGCTGGGCAACGATCATCCGCTGGTAACCGCCTACCGCCGCAAACTGTTCGCCGCCCTGTACTGA
- a CDS encoding NAD-dependent epimerase/dehydratase family protein, producing MADGPVLITGGAGFIGSHLTDALLAQGYSVRVLDDLSTGKPSNLPLDNPRLELIEGDVADAALVNRVMQGCSAVAHLAAVASVQASVDDPVQTHQSNFIGTLNVCEAMRLHGVKRVLFASSAAVYGNNGEGQSIDEDTAKAPLTPYASDKLASEHYFDFYRRQHGLEPAIFRFFNIFGPRQDPSSPYSGVISIFSERAQQGLPITVFGDGEQTRDFVYVGDLVEVLVQAIQAPQLEVGAVNVGLNQATTLKQMLAALAEVVGELPPISYGPARAGDIRHSRASNQRLLQRFRFPEPTPMSVGLARLMGR from the coding sequence ATGGCTGATGGCCCTGTACTGATCACCGGCGGTGCCGGATTTATTGGCTCGCACCTGACCGATGCGCTGCTTGCCCAGGGCTACTCGGTGCGGGTGCTGGACGACTTGTCCACCGGCAAGCCGAGCAACCTGCCACTGGATAACCCGCGGCTGGAGCTGATCGAGGGCGATGTCGCCGATGCGGCGCTGGTGAACCGTGTCATGCAAGGCTGCAGCGCGGTGGCGCACCTGGCGGCGGTGGCTTCGGTGCAGGCTTCGGTGGACGACCCGGTGCAGACCCACCAGAGCAACTTCATCGGCACCCTGAATGTCTGCGAGGCCATGCGCCTGCATGGCGTCAAACGGGTGCTGTTCGCGTCCAGTGCAGCGGTGTACGGCAACAACGGCGAAGGCCAGTCGATCGATGAGGACACGGCCAAGGCGCCGTTGACCCCTTATGCCTCGGACAAGCTGGCCAGCGAGCACTACTTCGATTTCTACCGGCGTCAGCACGGCCTGGAACCGGCGATCTTCCGGTTCTTCAACATCTTCGGTCCACGCCAGGACCCGTCGTCGCCCTATTCCGGGGTGATCAGCATCTTCAGCGAGCGGGCCCAGCAGGGGCTGCCCATCACCGTGTTCGGCGATGGCGAGCAGACTCGGGACTTCGTCTACGTCGGTGATCTGGTGGAGGTGCTGGTACAGGCCATCCAAGCGCCGCAGCTGGAAGTGGGGGCGGTCAACGTCGGCCTGAACCAGGCCACCACCCTCAAGCAGATGCTTGCGGCCCTGGCCGAGGTGGTCGGCGAGTTGCCGCCCATCAGCTACGGTCCGGCCCGTGCCGGCGATATCCGTCATTCCCGGGCCAGCAATCAGCGGCTGCTGCAGCGCTTCAGGTTCCCCGAACCCACGCCGATGAGTGTCGGCCTGGCGCGCCTGATGGGGCGTTGA
- a CDS encoding ABC transporter permease, with the protein MYLFRLAMASLANRRFTAILTAFAIALSVCLLLAVERVRTEARASFASTISGTDLIVGARSGSVNLLLYSVFRIGNATNNIRWDSFEHFASNPKVKWAIPISLGDSHRGYRVMGTTEAYFQHYQYGHQQSLQLAVGRAFASDPFEVVLGAEVAEALHYKLGDQLVLAHGVAAISLVKHDDKPFTVVGILKRTGTPVDRTLHISLGGMEAIHIDWHNGVPARGDGRISADQARNMDLTPQAITAFMLGLNSKISTFALQREINEFRGEPMLAILPGVALQELWSLMGTAEKALFVVSLFVVLTGLIGMLTAILTSLNERRREMAILRSVGARPWHIATLLVLEAFALALTGVLAGLGLLYLGIALAQGYVQSNYGLYLPLSWPSQYEWTLLGGILIAALLMGSVPAWRAYRQSLADGLSIRL; encoded by the coding sequence ATGTATCTGTTCCGTCTAGCCATGGCCAGCCTGGCTAACCGCCGCTTCACCGCGATCCTCACCGCCTTTGCCATCGCCCTTTCGGTCTGCCTGCTGCTGGCGGTGGAACGGGTACGCACCGAAGCCCGAGCCAGCTTCGCCAGCACCATCAGCGGCACCGACCTGATCGTCGGCGCCCGCTCCGGCTCGGTGAATCTGCTGCTGTACTCGGTGTTCCGCATCGGTAACGCCACCAACAACATCCGCTGGGACAGCTTCGAGCATTTCGCCAGCAACCCGAAGGTGAAGTGGGCGATCCCGATTTCCCTGGGCGACTCCCACCGCGGCTACCGGGTCATGGGCACCACCGAGGCCTACTTCCAGCACTACCAGTACGGTCATCAGCAAAGCCTGCAACTGGCCGTGGGCCGGGCTTTCGCCAGCGACCCTTTCGAGGTGGTACTGGGTGCCGAAGTCGCCGAAGCCCTGCACTACAAACTGGGGGACCAGCTGGTGCTGGCCCATGGCGTTGCGGCCATCAGCCTGGTCAAGCATGACGACAAGCCCTTCACCGTGGTCGGCATCCTCAAGCGCACCGGCACTCCGGTGGACCGCACGCTGCACATCAGCCTGGGCGGCATGGAAGCGATCCACATCGACTGGCACAACGGCGTGCCGGCCCGTGGCGATGGCCGTATCAGTGCCGATCAGGCGCGCAACATGGACCTGACGCCCCAGGCGATCACCGCCTTCATGCTCGGCCTCAACAGCAAGATCTCAACCTTCGCCCTGCAGCGCGAGATCAACGAGTTCCGCGGCGAGCCGATGCTGGCGATCCTGCCCGGCGTGGCCCTGCAGGAGCTCTGGAGCCTGATGGGTACCGCCGAGAAGGCCCTGTTCGTGGTGTCGTTGTTCGTGGTGCTCACCGGCCTGATCGGCATGCTCACGGCGATCCTCACCAGCCTCAACGAGCGCCGTCGGGAGATGGCCATTCTGCGTTCGGTGGGGGCCCGGCCCTGGCATATCGCGACCCTGCTGGTACTGGAGGCGTTCGCCCTGGCGCTGACCGGGGTTCTGGCCGGGCTTGGCCTGCTGTACCTGGGCATCGCCCTGGCCCAGGGCTATGTGCAATCGAACTACGGCCTGTACCTGCCGTTGTCCTGGCCCAGCCAATATGAGTGGACGCTGCTGGGCGGTATCCTGATCGCCGCCTTGCTGATGGGCAGCGTGCCGGCCTGGCGCGCCTACCGGCAATCCCTGGCCGACGGCCTGTCGATTCGTTTATGA
- a CDS encoding OmpW/AlkL family protein — protein MHKSLLSASLIALAIAAPIANAHEAGDILVRAGAITVNPKADSGSVKVDRGPAEGTNLGGKATMSSDTQLGLNFAYMLTNNIGIELLAATPFEHDVKLKDTSLAAANGKLGTLKHLPPTLSVVYYPLDSKSVFQPYVGAGINYTWIYDEHVGSRANAAGFDNFRAKNSWGLAWQVGADYMLTDKLMLNAQVRYIDINTTAYVDNNSVAPGTRAKVNVDVDPMVYMVGLGYKF, from the coding sequence ATGCACAAGTCTCTGCTTAGCGCTTCCCTGATCGCGCTCGCCATCGCCGCCCCGATTGCCAACGCCCACGAAGCGGGCGACATTCTCGTCCGCGCCGGTGCCATCACCGTCAATCCGAAAGCCGACAGCGGCAGCGTCAAAGTGGACCGCGGCCCGGCAGAAGGCACCAACCTGGGTGGCAAGGCCACCATGAGCAGCGACACTCAGCTGGGTCTGAACTTCGCCTACATGCTCACCAACAACATCGGTATCGAACTGCTGGCCGCCACTCCGTTCGAACACGATGTGAAGCTCAAGGACACCTCCCTGGCCGCGGCCAACGGCAAGCTCGGTACCCTCAAGCACCTGCCGCCAACCCTGAGCGTGGTCTACTACCCGCTGGACTCCAAGTCGGTGTTCCAACCCTATGTCGGCGCCGGTATCAACTACACCTGGATCTACGACGAACACGTCGGCAGCCGTGCCAACGCAGCCGGTTTCGACAACTTCCGCGCCAAGAACTCCTGGGGCCTGGCCTGGCAGGTGGGTGCTGACTACATGCTGACCGACAAGCTGATGCTCAACGCCCAAGTGCGTTACATCGACATCAACACCACCGCCTACGTGGACAACAACAGCGTGGCTCCCGGCACTCGCGCCAAGGTCAACGTTGACGTCGACCCGATGGTCTACATGGTGGGTCTGGGCTACAAGTTCTAA
- a CDS encoding sugar nucleotide-binding protein gives MRMRLMLLGGGNALGQALIRLGAEEDIGFLAPRPPQDGWDAASLTQLLDDTRPDALINLAYYFDWFQAETVGETRLSGQERAVERLAELCQHHNIILLQPSSYRVFDGSRATAYSEKDEPVPLGLRGQALWRIEQSVRATCPQHVLLRFGWLLDDSAEGILGRFLARAESAEELLMADDRRGNPTPVDDAARVIISVLKQLDCAAPLWGTYHYAGQEATTPLALGQAVLSEARQLHPLAIEAPTAQAHAACADAAEEPQHAVLACKKILHTFGIKPRAWRAALPALLDRFYRHG, from the coding sequence ATGCGAATGCGCCTTATGTTACTGGGCGGCGGAAATGCCCTTGGGCAGGCGCTGATTCGCCTGGGTGCGGAGGAAGACATCGGTTTCCTCGCTCCCCGTCCCCCGCAAGACGGTTGGGACGCCGCGAGCCTCACGCAACTGCTTGATGACACCCGTCCGGATGCCTTGATCAATCTGGCTTACTACTTCGACTGGTTTCAGGCGGAGACGGTGGGCGAGACCCGCTTGAGCGGCCAGGAACGTGCGGTCGAGCGCCTGGCGGAGCTTTGCCAGCATCACAACATCATTCTCCTGCAGCCTTCGAGCTACCGAGTGTTCGACGGCTCTCGAGCCACCGCCTACAGCGAGAAAGACGAGCCGGTGCCTCTGGGGCTGCGCGGCCAGGCGCTGTGGCGGATCGAACAGAGCGTTCGCGCCACTTGCCCTCAACACGTGCTGCTGCGTTTCGGCTGGTTGCTGGACGACAGCGCCGAGGGCATTCTCGGGCGTTTCCTCGCCCGGGCCGAGTCTGCCGAAGAGCTGTTGATGGCGGACGATCGTCGGGGCAACCCGACCCCAGTAGACGACGCCGCGCGAGTGATCATCTCGGTGCTCAAGCAGCTCGATTGCGCCGCGCCGCTGTGGGGCACCTACCACTATGCCGGCCAGGAAGCGACCACCCCCCTGGCCCTGGGGCAGGCGGTGCTCAGCGAGGCCCGGCAACTGCACCCGCTGGCCATCGAGGCCCCCACCGCCCAGGCCCACGCGGCCTGTGCCGATGCCGCCGAAGAACCGCAGCACGCGGTACTGGCCTGCAAGAAGATCCTTCACACCTTCGGGATCAAGCCGCGCGCCTGGCGTGCCGCGCTCCCGGCCTTACTGGATAGGTTTTATCGTCATGGCTGA
- the ribD gene encoding bifunctional diaminohydroxyphosphoribosylaminopyrimidine deaminase/5-amino-6-(5-phosphoribosylamino)uracil reductase RibD gives MSQSPEQAVLDAHYMARALELARKGRYSTHPNPRVGCVIVRDGQVVGEGWHVRAGEPHAEVHALRAAADQARGATAYVTLEPCSHHGRTPPCADALVNAGVARVVAAMQDPNPEVAGRGLQRLAQAGIDTLSGVLEAEARAINKGFLKRMEHGLPYVRVKLAMSLDGRTAMASGESQWITGPAARSAVQRLRAESSVVLTGADTVLADDARLTVRAAELGLDAEQTALAMSRPPLRVLIDGRLRVPLDAPFFKAGPALVATCAAVEEQYANGPECLIVPGPDGLVDLRRLLLELAARGVNEVLVEAGPRLAGAFAQQGLVDEYQIFVAGKFLGSSARPLLDWPLARMSQAPLLKIIEMRAVGDDWRVTAIPAPPASV, from the coding sequence ATGAGCCAGTCCCCGGAGCAAGCGGTGCTCGACGCGCACTACATGGCCCGCGCTCTGGAACTGGCGCGCAAGGGGCGCTACTCCACCCATCCCAATCCCCGGGTCGGTTGCGTCATCGTGCGCGACGGCCAGGTGGTGGGTGAGGGCTGGCATGTCCGGGCCGGCGAACCCCACGCCGAAGTCCACGCCCTGCGCGCGGCCGCTGACCAGGCCCGTGGCGCCACGGCCTATGTGACCCTGGAGCCTTGCAGTCATCACGGACGCACGCCGCCTTGTGCCGATGCCCTGGTCAATGCCGGAGTGGCGCGGGTGGTCGCGGCGATGCAGGACCCGAACCCGGAAGTCGCCGGGCGTGGCTTGCAGCGCCTGGCCCAGGCCGGTATCGACACCCTCAGCGGTGTGCTGGAGGCCGAGGCCCGGGCGATCAACAAGGGTTTTCTCAAGCGCATGGAACACGGCCTGCCTTATGTGCGGGTCAAGCTGGCCATGAGCCTTGATGGTCGAACAGCGATGGCCAGTGGTGAAAGCCAGTGGATCACCGGACCTGCGGCGCGCTCTGCGGTGCAGCGCCTGCGGGCCGAATCGTCCGTGGTGCTGACCGGTGCCGATACGGTGCTGGCCGATGATGCGCGGCTGACCGTGCGCGCTGCCGAACTGGGCCTGGACGCCGAGCAGACGGCCTTGGCCATGAGCCGGCCGCCGCTGCGGGTGTTGATCGATGGTCGCCTGCGAGTGCCCCTCGATGCACCGTTCTTCAAGGCCGGCCCCGCCCTGGTAGCGACCTGCGCGGCGGTGGAGGAACAGTATGCCAACGGTCCGGAATGCCTGATCGTGCCCGGCCCCGATGGCCTGGTGGATCTGCGTCGGCTGTTGCTGGAGCTCGCCGCCCGAGGTGTCAACGAGGTGCTGGTGGAAGCCGGTCCGCGATTGGCCGGAGCCTTTGCCCAGCAGGGCCTGGTGGACGAGTACCAGATCTTCGTCGCCGGCAAGTTCCTCGGCTCCTCTGCGCGGCCGCTGCTGGACTGGCCGCTGGCGCGGATGAGCCAGGCGCCCTTGCTCAAGATCATCGAAATGCGCGCGGTGGGCGATGACTGGCGAGTCACTGCCATCCCGGCCCCACCAG
- a CDS encoding ABC transporter ATP-binding protein, producing MTQALIELSDLTFSWPGHPQLLDIPAFRLEAGETLFLKGPSGSGKTTLLGLLGGVQKPSHGSIRLLGQELTELSAGARDRFRVDHTGYIFQQFNLLPFLSVRENVELPCHFSKLRASRALQRHGSVDQAASTLLAHLGLKDPDLLGRRADSLSIGQQQRVAAARALIGQPELVIADEPTSALDYDAREAFIQLLFAECREAGASLLFVSHDQSLAPLFDRNLSLAELNRAAKPAEV from the coding sequence ATGACCCAAGCACTTATCGAACTGTCCGACCTGACTTTCAGCTGGCCCGGCCACCCTCAGTTGCTGGACATCCCGGCCTTCCGCCTGGAAGCCGGCGAGACGCTGTTCCTCAAGGGCCCCAGCGGCAGTGGCAAGACCACCCTGCTGGGCCTGCTCGGCGGGGTACAGAAACCCAGCCACGGCAGCATCCGCCTGCTGGGCCAGGAACTGACCGAGCTGTCCGCCGGGGCCCGCGATCGCTTTCGTGTCGATCACACCGGCTACATCTTCCAGCAGTTCAACCTGCTGCCATTTCTCTCGGTGCGCGAGAACGTCGAACTGCCCTGCCACTTCTCCAAACTGCGGGCCAGTCGCGCCCTGCAGCGCCACGGCAGCGTCGATCAGGCCGCGTCCACCCTGCTGGCCCACCTGGGCCTGAAGGACCCCGATCTGCTCGGCCGTCGCGCCGACTCTTTGTCCATCGGCCAACAGCAACGGGTCGCCGCGGCCAGGGCGCTGATCGGCCAGCCGGAGCTAGTGATCGCCGACGAGCCGACCTCGGCACTGGACTACGACGCCCGCGAAGCCTTCATCCAACTGCTCTTCGCCGAGTGCCGCGAGGCCGGGGCCAGCCTGCTGTTCGTCAGCCACGACCAGAGCCTAGCGCCGCTGTTCGATCGCAACCTGTCGCTGGCCGAACTCAATCGCGCCGCCAAGCCTGCAGAGGTCTGA
- a CDS encoding DUF3299 domain-containing protein, with product MLRSLLALSLLFSSPLWAAAPKDLTWSEMIPPDAPPEVPNMKPLHDLSQMSDALAAESAPAAKQDLPNAPVVKSLDGQSVRLPGYIVPLEVNEDGRTTEFLLVPYFGACIHVPPPPSNQIVHVTSELGVKLDELYQPYWIEGDMQVKPSSSELADAGYQMAAQKIYVYELQE from the coding sequence TTGCTGCGCTCCCTGCTTGCCCTGTCGCTGCTGTTCAGCTCGCCGCTGTGGGCGGCGGCGCCGAAGGATCTGACCTGGTCGGAAATGATCCCGCCGGACGCGCCGCCGGAAGTGCCGAACATGAAGCCGCTGCACGACCTGTCGCAGATGAGCGATGCACTGGCCGCCGAATCGGCCCCCGCCGCCAAGCAGGACCTGCCCAATGCGCCGGTGGTGAAGAGCCTGGACGGCCAGTCGGTGCGCCTGCCCGGCTACATCGTGCCCCTGGAAGTGAACGAGGACGGCCGCACCACCGAGTTTCTCCTGGTGCCCTACTTCGGCGCCTGCATCCACGTGCCGCCACCGCCGTCGAACCAGATCGTCCACGTCACCAGCGAGCTGGGGGTCAAGCTCGACGAGCTGTATCAGCCTTACTGGATCGAGGGCGACATGCAGGTCAAGCCCTCTAGCAGCGAGCTGGCGGACGCCGGCTACCAGATGGCGGCGCAGAAGATCTATGTCTACGAGTTGCAGGAGTGA